The following are from one region of the Aspergillus chevalieri M1 DNA, chromosome 1, nearly complete sequence genome:
- a CDS encoding LysM peptidoglycan-binding domain-containing protein (COG:S;~EggNog:ENOG410PN4V;~InterPro:IPR018392,IPR036779;~PFAM:PF01476;~SECRETED:SignalP(1-20)): protein MKLIVSFLFGSGFWVQILKAQVFENGRFSVEYSGISETCKHALNTTVKCPSFLGDVSEDNPRLTSEQLTELCTSGCQTSLTDVRKTIASGCDNTDVITFEGADWPATLIIDRFLYTYRLSCRKDSSTGRFCDEIFTSWLNQSYLTAPQNCSDCMLGMMQNQLNSPFGYDDEFASEFNSTTKSCTATGYAFTSPAPYALNSSSTAPSDPNPTPLCANPYRVQKNDTCESIALAHNVSTNALISAGGLSPGCENLQVVGSICLPAKCDLYRVEYDESCEDIIQKHPGLSAMNLLNWNPNIYMVCGNIQALVDTLICVGPPGGRLPQNTTTTSTQQPTTRDPTSIPKPTNAPPETNPRCAKWYVIKEGDYCDKISIRNGISLKDFFFLNPEVNSTCGNLMLDIAYCVQAVGDISTYKGYPTTKPVYTLPPISYSTTTDVLPSAPVPLITPVTSLPHASGTKADCKEYVEYYPVPSLEERAAAQKAFGVTESINSCDFVLASYEVDIKDFLAWNPSLRDVEPCMLQKGFSYCAANVTVGNTTSSSGSGSSALPTLMRLVYH, encoded by the exons ATGAAATTGATAGTCTCATTTCTCTTCGGCTCAGGCTTCTGGGTCCAAATTCTCAAAGCACAGGTCTTCGAAAATGGCAGGTTTTCCGTGGAGTACTCCGGCATCAGCGAAACCTGCAAACACGCTCTCAACACGACTGTGAAATGtccttcttttctgggaGATGTTTCAGAGGACAATCCTCGTTTAACTTCTGAGCAGTTGACTGAGCTGTGTACTTCGGGTTGTCAAACCTCGCTTACGGATGTGAGGAAGACGATTGCAAGTGGATGCGATAATACGGATGTTATTACTTTTGAGGGGGCGGACTGGCCTG CAACACTTATCATTGACCGCTTCTTGTATACATACCGTTTATCATGTCGAAAGGATTC CTCTACTGGCCGCTTCTGCGACGAAATCTTCACTtcatggctcaaccaatctTACCTAACAGCACCCCAAAACTGCTCCGACTGCATGCTAGGCATGATGCAAAACCAACTCAACTCCCCCTTTGGCTACGACGACGAATTCGCAAGCGAGTTTAACTCAACCACAAAGAGCTGTACGGCAACAGGATACGCGTTCACATCGCCTGCGCCATACGCACTAAATTCATCTTCTACTGCTCCTTCTGATCCCAATCCTACTCCGCTTTGTGCGAACCCGTATCGTGTGCAGAAGAATGATACTTGTGAATCGATTGCGTTGGCGCATAATGTATCCACTAATGCACTTATTAGTGCTGGGGGTTTGAGTCCGGGTTGTGAGAACCTGCAGGTTGTGGGATCGATTTGCTTACCGGCGAAGTGTGATTTGTATCGAGTGGAGTATGACGAGAGCTGTGAGGAtattatccagaaacatcCTGGGTTGAGTGCGATGAATTTGCTCAATTGGAATCCTAACATCTACATGGTTTGTGGAAATATTCAAGCTCTTGTTGATACGTTAATTTGTGTTGG ACCCCCCGGCGGCCGCCTCCCCCAAaacacaacaacaacatccACCCAACAACCGACAACCAGAGATCCCACTAGTATCCCCAAACCTACAAACGCACCCCCGGAAACCAACCCCCGGTGCGCAAAATGGTACGTGATCAAAGAAGGCGACTACTGTGACAAAATCTCCATCCGCAACGGCATCTCCCTAAAGGACTTTTTCTTCCTGAACCCGGAGGTGAACTCTACATGCGGAAACCTCATGCTTGATATCGCGTACTGCGTGCAGGCTGTCGGCGATATCTCGACGTATAAGGGGTATCCGACTACTAAGCCGGTGTACACTTTGCCGCCGATTTCGTATTCGACGACTACGGATGTGCTGCCGTCTGCGCCTGTGCCGCTCATTACACCGGTCACATCCCTCCCGCATGCATCGGGTACGAAAGCAGATTGTAAGGAATATGTGGAGTACTATCCCGTCCCGAGTCTGGAAGAGCGAGCTGCCGCGCAGAAAGCATTTGGGGTTACGGAGAGTATCAACAGTTGTGACTTTGTGTTGGCGAGCTATGAGGTGGATATAAAGGATTTCCTGGCGTGGAATCCGAGTTTGAGAGATGTGGAGCCTTGTATGTTGCAGAAGGGGTTTAGTTATTGTGCGGCGAATGTGACAGTTGGGAATACGACTAGTAGTTCAGGGAGCGGGAGCTCTGCGTTGCCTACCTTAATGCGGTTGGTTTATCATTGA